The DNA window CTTCAAAATCAATGGACTTATGCTAATCTTCCATTTATAGATCATTTGatttttgcatttattttatGTGAGATTATCTTCGAcacttttatataatataattgaaatattatttacGATAGGCAACACATTTGAttgttttaatatgtttttatatttacaattttgatcattttattaaatatatttttaaaatataatttgaacatTATGATCCGCCAATTTTATGAATTGAGATAAATATAATCCTCAATTTGAACCTATTTTTGCACACATAATTCTCAtcttaaattcaaataatatatccaaatttaaattaaaaattaattatatatgttaaatcattatttataaaataaaaaatcttataaaaaataaatttcaaaaacagatataatatgaaatttggatatatttattcaaatttaatgGGCTGcaatattcaaattatattttaaagatatGTTCGATAAAATGGCCAAAGTTGTAGATATAAATCAGTTTGCCTATTTATAACAAAgataatctaattttaaataaaaatatctgAAGCATGTTAATTAAGAATTCTACGTACGGTCATATGAGTCAACGAGCGTCTATGCCATGTAATAGCTGTGTCAagttatttttacaataaattaATGATCATTTCGGAAGAATTTTtcgtaattatttatttatttatcattagaTATACTAACATTgcaaaaagggttaatgtcaaaaaaaatcacgaactttacacgttttctcattttaatcacgaagtttaaattttctcattttcatacacgaactaccacttttttccaaattcatacacagtgctgaggtggcactcattcattggtgtaaaatgacctctacctcagcgaattacaccaatggagctgTGATACCTccgcaccgtgcatgaatttgaggaAAAGTGGTActtcatgcatgaaaatgagaaaatttaaagtgcatgattaaaatgagaaaacgtgtaaagttcgtgaatttttatgacattaccccttGCAAAAATCTCATTGATTTATCACACAAATGACGTATCGCAGCCTTTAGCTTACATTATTATTCTGAGCCAACTTGGATGACAACATTGTATGGCATCcatcaaatcaacaaaacaACAGTTTCCCTTTGGAACTTGATATTTAATCACTTGCATTTGGTTAAATGAActtcaaaaatacaaatatatagaTGAATGATCCTCACTCCTCAGATAATATAATAGAAACTACTCTTTTCTATTATATTTTATCTGGTTTCCACCTCGttctattttttgttttacttgGCAAATTAGATTGAAAAGATTGTCATTTAGTTGTACTCAGAACAAGGTGCAAGAAATCTATTAAACCTGAGACACTGTTCTGACTCACCCTTCTATATAAATATGTAAAGCAAATCTGCTAGTTTAgaccaaaaaagtaaaaagcaAGTAGAAAAAAAGAGCAGCTTTGTAAGTTTAGTATCTGAAAAGTTTCCAAAAAAAGCTGAAgatctgaattaaaaatttgataatttttccaTGGAAAATTCACGGAGTTAGTTGAGAAAATCCTGAAGCATTTTCAGGATTACATAGACAAAAGACTCCAACTCGCCGAAACCAGAACCTGTGTCCATTTTGCACCAACCTGGAATTCTTCCCTGGAGAATTCCTTGCTGTGGTTGGCAGGTTATAGACCCTCAATTTACATCAGACTCTTATATTCGCTCTGCGGCTCACAGgtcgaaaccctaatctcaGAATACCTTGATCAGGGTTCAAGTCCAAGAACAGGCAATCTCGGCGAGCTTTCGTCGCAACAGATGCATAAAGTTAACGATTTGCATTGCAGGATTGTCAAACAAGAAGAACAGTTGACTAGCAAACAAGCGAGTTTGCAAGAAAACATGGCTGACGATCCTGTTTCCTTGATTGCCAAGGAACATAGAGATGGTCTGGAATCTTATGAGCTAGTGAATGGATCAATTCAAAAATATGAAGAGGCCATGTGCGGGATCTTACAGGAAGCTGATAATTTGAGGTTAACTACGCTTAAGGAGTTGCTTAGTATTTTAACTCCTTTTCAAGCTGTGGATTTTCTTGCTGCTTACAAGAAGCTTCATCTCTGCTTGCATGAATGGGGTAAGATAAGGGATGTTTCACAAAATagaacaaattaaattataggTTAATTATTATCACTCTATGGGTTTAAGTTCGAATGATTGTTTTTCTTGTCAACTTTGAAAAATCACTATTTTCTCTTGCTTTTTCAACTTATgtataaagggttaattacatataaaatcatgaactttgCATCAAGTTTTAAAAACAACGTGAGTTTTAAAACGTGTCTATCATAGACACCgcctttcatttattttcaaaaataacatcggcgATTTTttgtggcatttttgctgacgtagCATGACATGTGGCAGACCCATCGGCTGTCCAAGTCAGTAAAATTTCACCAAAAAGTGCGTCCATGatgaaattaagaaaaataaaaggtggtgtctgtaattgacacgttttaaaaatcatgttatttttgaaacttggtgtaaaggtcatggttttatataattaactcTTATTTAAATGAAACTCTTTTACAAAGGGGTTTCagttaaaaaaactcaaatgcTGAGAAGGAAATagcaattttttaatattgatgaaaaaaaatagtaatttacaCTTGGACTCAGAGAGAATAATAGTAATTAACTCTTAAATTAATGGCTAtagttatataaatatatattttatatgtgtATTGTAGAGGTTTGTTTGGTTCTTACAGTAACATGAAAGTTTAGGCTAATAGATGCATATGTAAGGAGAGTTTATCAGTCTGGAGTGTAGTTAGATTTGAGTATACATTTATGTATTGTACGTTTTGTGGTGAGTTGTAATAAAATGGTGTAAGCAAATTAATATGATTATATGCAGTAACTGTTTTGAATTCAGATTGCCTAAGCATCTACAACTATAgaaatttttaagtagaccaagtctaccacgtcatctgtaAATTAAATCACTTATAAtacaacacctcattaaaatgataacAATATTATAATATCATCATTAAGATTTGAACTTTCCTTGCTTCTCGTAAAATTGTTTTGGATAGCGACACAGGGTGTGGTATTTGTGGGGAAGTTGAGACTCAAAACCATATTTTCTTGCATTGCATTTTTGCTAGAAAAGTTTGGTATGAACTTCTCCATATGATGGGTATTTCTTGGGTAATGCCTTCTTCTTTTGAGGATTTCTTCTTACAATGGAATGGAATTGTTTCTAAGCGAGGTATTTCGAAGCTTTGGACGACCATCTGGATTATTTTCGTTTGGGAGATTTGGAAGTGCCGCAATTTGCGAGTTTTTCAGCATAAGGAATCGACAACATTGGATGTGATTTTCAGGAGTTTTACTAGCgttgttttttattataaatgtaaacATCCGTCTTTTGTTTATTCCggattagatttgtttagaaatCCGGATTCTATTTTTTTGTAGCTTGCTTGATTCCCTTTCAGAGTCGTAGCCTTAAGTGGCGTAAGCTCTGATTAGGGTTGTTTTGCCACTCCTTGTGGCTTTCTAATAAAgcttttattcatcaaaaaaaaaattattttgttatttttaaaaaaattatttgtttatcaaaaaaaaaagatttgaaTGCATTTATTGTCAATTATTAAgatattgccatcattttaatgaggtgttgcaTTATGAGTggcttagtctacggatgacatGGTAGACTCgatctacctaaaaatttctctcaCAACTAACACTATATTTAATGAATTAGCACAGCCACAAATCAATGGagtatgattttatttggtttgttccttcttctttttatcAATTCTCTAATAATGGTCTTGTACTTTGGATAAGAACTACCCAGATTTTTAGTATCGAAAATTGTGAAAAGCGAGAAATAGAAAATCTTCTGACACCATAACATCGACATTGATTTTTTGATTTATGTTATCATttgcaaaaaagtgaaattgttcgggttaaatatttttgaactcGCTAAAatatggtatttttataaaacggttaccgaattataaaaagttacaaaatagtTATCagattatagtttttttatagAACAAttaccaaattataaaaagttataagaCAGTTTTTCACAAAAAGGTTACCATCTTGATGATGtgaataagaaaaaatatatagaaagaTAATCTTTtcgtgaaaaaaaattattgacattcgttttataattttttatagatcGGTAACTGTTGTGTAAAAAACtatattttagtaaatatttttaaaaaatttataattcgataatagttttataaaaatatttttaaatatatttagtgAGTCCTCGTcaaccaaaaaaaaatctaactataaATTGTTCAAAGCACATGATCCAAATTTCAGTATTCGAAAATTGATGTCTTTAAGAGTGTAACTTGCTTTTGTAATACTAGTTtcacattacgtgctatgcacgtggctcgtaatataactactcaatgaacatattaataaatttattataattatatcaattttttatttataattaatattactttaattaataatttttgtaaaagtatatataatatattcggttattaaatttttttcatattgaatttattcttcttttagttttataataaccataattaaataattaacttaattttattaattatatctttaaaaataataagatagaaatttaaataataatatattgaccaaatatagtattttaattttgtagttcaatcaaactaaaagataggtattcctactaatttggagacagtttagttattttttacatgctacaaattaaattggagataatttagctacctattctaattaggactttaattacaatagtgattaattaaataactaattagttaatgactataaaacctttatttagtagtaaactgaaaaggattattcagtaaatttgcctgtcccccccatccgtgcttttatatatattatagattATAGATTATAGATTATAGATATAGGTAGATAGATTATTAGATGCAATGACGGTGGGAGGGGTAGACTGGAGATGGCCTTGGCCCTCTCTAAATTTTGGAAAggtttaatggcaaaaaaaactcaaacttttacgacttgttgcaattatatccaaaccttttaatttttgcaataatatccaaattgcattattttgttgtaataatatcaaattgcactttttatgtgaatttttgagttttttgccattttttgggacttttactatattattatatatcaaaacataataatagcctaatattttaattgaaaacaacaaatttaaccatcaatttgactattattgctacaaaaagtgcaatttggatattattgcaacaaaaaaatgcaatttgaatattattgtaaaaattaaaaggtttgaatatATTGCAAAAAGTTGTAAAAGTTTAgggtttttttaccattaggccttttgaaaagtaaataaattaatatggaAAGTTTTTTTTGTGTAATTTGGCCTCTCGATATAAAAATTCTGACTCTGTCGCTGATGAGATGTCTGTAAGAGTTATTTTTTATGGATTCTTTTCTCATCCACTTTGTAGATACAACCAATCACAAGGCAATTGGCTCATATAATTTTCACAAATATTTGATGAGCTTCCATATAAATAGTACGGAAAccatatattttcaaaaatatagcAGACTTAAAAATAATTGCAGACCAGTTTTTGTGTACTTAAAAATGCTACCTGAATTTTCTCTTCCTGAAGTGGTTAATAATTTCTCCATCTTCTGTAGTGCAATTGTCATCCTAACCTGTGTCAAACAACAAAGGAAAAGATACAAAAATTACCTTAATATGCAGATCTTAACTTACTAGGAATGATAGTGGTGAAGGAATTCACCGTTCTCCACGGGTATCTGCTCCCGATGAACGAAAACTTTTCATTAAACTATTGGGCTTGAGGTTTGAAAgcggattttttttaataattagaaaacGAGAACGTTTATGGAAAAATTTAAACTCACGATCTAGCGGTTTGCTGTTTAACGCTTAATATATTGAAagcaaaatcttaaaaatagaATACACCAAAGAACCTCAACTTCTTGGATTAAGAGGTTGGCTAATCAGCTGAATATTggcatttattttttatcaataaatcttttttaatttttgaaataattaattttcagaGTCActgaattttcaaatttttttatttcagtcactaaattttaattttgctatttttgattattaatctttaatttatttatttttcattttggtcATTTTCGGCTAAAAATGTTTAGATGGCAGccgaaatttatttatttttatttgaaaacttgtcatatatacataatttgatatttgagaaattcattttcaaattaaaattatgcatatttgagaaattttcaaaataaattaacaaaatccaGCTGACATATGTTAAATTCTAACTGTCACCTAGACAGTTTTGatcgaaaaaaatgaaagaaacttaaaattaagtaaccaataaaaattaaagtttagtgaatgaaatgaaaaaaattaaattcaattacTGTTAGGATTAATTTCCCtaatatttatctttatttttaaattattaataaatatttgtattaaaaaaattaaaaaattatgaattacaATCAATTATAAACTACATAAATTATCATGTTTAAGTTAGAGTATCtataatcaataatatttttatctttgacaaaaaaaattaaaataaattataaaatttatcaaataaataaataaatatgtttaaattattattttttattatatatagtataatttaatttatttaaaattttataaataaaacttaTATCTTTTAAGGTCATTTTTTATGTATACAGTTAATCAAATTTCTCCAAATACGCATAGTCTTTCGGCTATCAACTAACCGCTAATAGCAGCAATAGCTAACAGCTATCAAAAATAGTTGAACCAAACAGGCggattatattataaatatgagaaaaaaattaagatttagaagttatttattaaaattttaataattgtattaatatttataaattaattatttaaatttaaaaaaattatggctatcaaatattatatatttcttGTAATTCATAAATtctaaattatacatatttatgaattataaaataaaaatacattttaatataattatttagaatttctatttatataatttgtgagtttatttataaaactttaagaattttaatatattattaatgtttaaaagttatgaaatagaAACAAactaaattatgttaaattaatgaattaacttaaaaatgtttattttaattcaataaatatGTGCATAgtgtttattttaattgaataaatatgcgcattttattttaaaataaatccgaACCAACTCTAATATCAACAAAATTTATAGTGCAACAAAAGAATTATGCATATATTTACTTtagaataatttaaataataaaaatttaaaacttatataatttgattatgtCTATATTTAAAGACGAAAGAGAAATAAATCCGATaattatgatgaaaaaataaaattaaaaagacctACAtggctcgagtggggattaaTTTGAATGTGTAAGGTTTAAAAGTGTCGTCTCATATTTAAAACCCGTTCAGGAAACCTTATGAACCCTGTACCAAATATGCATAACATATACCAATAACTAACTAGCTAGTAATTAGGATTAAGTTttataaatgagaaaaataagaagtattaaattataattgtttcTTAATTCTTAATAGACTAAAGTAACATTAATCATACACctagataaatttaattacaatttatagATGAACACACCTGcaatcaaaattttacatatttacTTTCATTAATTCTTTCCTAACAAAAACTTTTCATATAAATAGCTACTATATATGGATCTTGATCACTATTTTTGTAGCAAATtatgatattaaaattatacatatatcaCATAATTAATATAGCTTTCAATTTACATGTATGCAATTAATTAAATGTTTctaattaaaagtataattataaattttatatcaaCAACTAATAAATTTCCAATTAATGTTGCAAATAATATAACAATGATTTTAAAACTCTAATGAAATTTCTATTATACAAATTCAAAAACAATACCTCAAATTTTGTCAAACTCCACTAATCCCTGATTGACTCTTCATCTCTAGCTATTTTCTGAGATAGATTTTGGATGGTTGAATGATTACAAAGCACTGGCTTCTGTAAATAAGACACTAAAACGGTCTTAAAATAATACGTGTCTGGTTACTTAAGATGCTTACAACACGTGTCATA is part of the Mercurialis annua linkage group LG3, ddMerAnnu1.2, whole genome shotgun sequence genome and encodes:
- the LOC126672203 gene encoding protein DOG1-like 3, whose translation is MQARMICMYGTVSARSTEIMGIREALSWLKGTENIIIESDARDLILEIRNPNLKEPEILIEDCYRPSIYIRLLYSLCGSQVETLISEYLDQGSSPRTGNLGELSSQQMHKVNDLHCRIVKQEEQLTSKQASLQENMADDPVSLIAKEHRDGLESYELVNGSIQKYEEAMCGILQEADNLRLTTLKELLSILTPFQAVDFLAAYKKLHLCLHEWGKIRDVSQNRTN